One Rhododendron vialii isolate Sample 1 chromosome 2a, ASM3025357v1 genomic region harbors:
- the LOC131315919 gene encoding uncharacterized protein LOC131315919 — MEGGGGGEEGMIESREDSKDLQQQSKALDKLTDHVEDRQLDSTRVQEAMASISAAKEADLNAMRMREKELAAVKINAAEVDIIAIELELDKKVAERTLREHKGDAVAAIRYLLR, encoded by the exons atggagggaggaggtggtggagaagAAGGGATGATAGAGAGTAGAGAGGACTCCAAGGACTTGCAGCAGCAGAGCAAAGCCCTCGACAAGCTCACCGACCATGTCGAAGACCGTCAGCTCGATTCCACTCGCGTTCAAGAG GCTATGGCATCAATTTCTGCAGCTAAGGAGGCTGATTTGAATGCTATGCGAATGAG GGAGAAAGAATTGGCAGCAGTTAAGATAAATGCAGCTGAAGTTGACATAATTGCGATCGAACTAGAG CTGGACAAGAAGGTGGCTGAAAGAACTTTACGGGAGCACAAAGGTGATGCCGTTGCTGCCATTCGGTACTTGCTTCGCTAG